The following coding sequences are from one Diabrotica virgifera virgifera chromosome 2, PGI_DIABVI_V3a window:
- the LOC126880814 gene encoding uncharacterized protein LOC126880814 produces MLTEVNNLSSRIENISRRKVEYKDTDFGPFLIMIESDKGKAGNIHPMDIGKVFHTMGTTGIKEISRKGMNRIGVIFNTSKQANMLLNSTEILEKGFLAYIPQKMLTSRGIIRDVSINISMENIVNDSKLQKNAKIISARRLNRRVLDSNGTVTYIPTGTVQLLFDVRTPPKEIIIYSNLVAVDPYIPPVQQCFKCLRFGHSQRQCRGKARCPKCSDEHTFQNCTVSVPKCLYCDLEHLATNKMCKEFERQKKINEVMVFQDLTFFEAAKLFPPIKEKPENSRMFQRRSRDFPSLLSSSPRAFTQALQKSPSSTSHFQSQSHVVPVKRKNKVILKDISYDKEAHKALLNEDLSRNLPRLPILNKFNDSQKYMGSQGPSFALSLTSNPVHS; encoded by the coding sequence ATGCTAACAGAAGTTAATAACTTATCATCTAGGATTGAAAATATTAGTAGAAGAAAAGTTGAATACAAGGACACTGACTTCGGCCCATTCCTTATTATGATAGAGAGTGACAAGGGAAAAGCAGGTAATATCCATCCTATGGATATTGGGAAAGTATTTCATACAATGGGTACGACTGGAATTAAAGAAATTAGTAGAAAAGGCATGAATAGAATTGGAGTAATTTTTAACACCTCCAAACAGGCAAATATGTTACTAAATAGCACagaaattcttgagaaaggaTTTCTCGCTTATATACCTCAAAAAATGCTAACATCAAGGGGTATTATTAGAGATGTAAGTATAAATATTTCAATGGAAAACATAGTTAACGacagtaaattacaaaaaaacgcGAAAATTATATCGGCCAGAAGACTTAACAGAAGAGTTTTAGATAGCAATGGGACCGTTACATACATTCCAACAGGAACTGTACAACTACTCTTTGACGTAAGAACTCCCCCTAAAGAAATAATTATCTATTCAAACTTGGTAGCAGTAGATCCATACATCCCTCCTGTACAGCAATGTTTCAAATGCCTAAGATTTGGGCACTCACAAAGACAGTGCAGGGGAAAAGCAAGATGCCCGAAATGTTCCGATGAACATACATTTCAAAACTGCACAGTTTCTGTACCAAAATGCCTATACTGCGATCTCGAACACCTTGCCACAAATAAAATGTGCAAAGAATTCGAAAgacaaaaaaagataaatgaagtaATGGTCTTCCAAGATCTCACCTTTTTTGAAGCTGCCAAGCTGTTTCCCCCAATTAAGGAAAAGCCAGAAAATTCGAGAATGTTTCAGAGGAGAAGTAGGGATTTTCCTTCTTTACTATCCAGTTCACCTAGAGCATTTACTCAAGCACTTCAAAAATCCCCATCCTCCACTTCCCATTTCCAGAGTCAAAGTCATGTGGTCCCAGTTAAAAGGAAAAATAAAGTAATTCTTAAAGACATTAGTTATGACAAAGAGGCGCATAAAGCTTTATTAAATGAGGATCTAAGCAGAAATTTACCTAGATTacctattttaaacaaattcaatgATTCACAAAAGTATATGGGATCACAAGGCCCAAGTTTTGCACTCTCATTAACGAGCAATCCTGTACATTCTTAG